From Crassaminicella indica, one genomic window encodes:
- a CDS encoding ABC transporter ATP-binding protein, whose product MSQEWLVQVKNLCKYYPVFKKKFWEKKTYVKAVDNVSFSIRRGETFGLVGESGCGKSTTAFMINGLLQPTHGEIKFDGKDITLVKEKEIREKMQVVFQDPYASLNPKKKIGWIVEEPLLIHKKYSKKERQKKVSEMMELVGLDESFKSRYPHELSGGQRQRIGIARALMLSPQFIIADEPVSALDVSVQAQILNLLKELQSKLRLTYLFISHDLNVVHYMCDRVGVMYLGKIVEEAPVEKIYEKAMHPYTKLLLSTLSGGVDFDENQIFLKEESLLENSGEGCAFYHRCPYAMDVCKRLLPKLEQVEREHFTACHLY is encoded by the coding sequence ATGTCACAAGAATGGCTTGTACAGGTGAAAAATCTTTGTAAATACTATCCTGTTTTTAAAAAGAAATTTTGGGAAAAGAAAACCTATGTAAAAGCAGTAGATAATGTTTCATTTTCTATACGAAGGGGCGAAACCTTTGGATTGGTAGGAGAAAGTGGATGTGGAAAGTCAACAACAGCCTTTATGATAAATGGATTACTTCAGCCAACTCATGGTGAAATAAAGTTTGATGGCAAGGATATTACACTTGTTAAAGAAAAAGAAATTCGTGAAAAAATGCAAGTGGTTTTCCAAGACCCATATGCTTCTTTGAATCCTAAAAAAAAGATAGGGTGGATTGTAGAAGAACCTCTTTTGATTCACAAAAAATATAGTAAAAAAGAACGGCAGAAAAAGGTATCTGAGATGATGGAATTGGTAGGTCTTGATGAAAGCTTTAAAAGTCGTTATCCTCATGAATTAAGTGGAGGACAAAGGCAGCGAATAGGTATTGCAAGAGCATTGATGCTAAGTCCTCAGTTTATAATTGCAGATGAACCTGTTTCAGCTTTAGATGTTTCTGTGCAGGCGCAAATATTAAATCTTTTGAAAGAGTTACAGTCAAAGCTTAGATTAACTTATTTATTTATATCACATGATTTAAATGTAGTACATTATATGTGTGATCGTGTAGGGGTTATGTATTTAGGCAAAATTGTTGAAGAGGCTCCTGTTGAGAAGATTTATGAAAAAGCAATGCATCCTTATACAAAGCTATTATTATCTACGCTTTCTGGAGGTGTAGATTTTGATGAAAATCAGATATTTTTAAAAGAAGAAAGTTTATTAGAAAATAGTGGAGAAGGATGTGCGTTTTATCATAGATGCCCTTATGCAATGGATGTATGTAAAAGATTGTTGCCAAAACTAGAACAAGTAGAAAGGGAACATTTTACTGCTTGCCATCTTTATTAG
- a CDS encoding ABC transporter permease, which produces MNYLLRRGFTLIITLLLISIFTFILFQIIPGDPAMTILGMDAEQGQIEALRSQMNFDLPITQRYLKWMGNVLKGDLGQSIRFSMPVTKLIGSRLSVTLSLAVMAIGIATIVAIPLGILSARVNGKCIDAVISIFTQFGMAIPSFWLGILLMYIFRLKLHWFTQGGYVPWSKSVWGAFWSLLLPAIAIAIPTIAILTRYLRNALLEQLKLDYVRTAYSKGLKERAIIYKHVLKNALIPVVTIMGMIITSVLGGSLLVEQVFALPGLGRLLIASIQYRDFFLIQGMVMYIAFVVILVNFFVDVFYKVIDPRIQMK; this is translated from the coding sequence ATGAATTATTTGCTAAGGCGAGGATTTACTTTAATTATTACCCTTTTACTGATTTCAATATTTACATTTATATTATTTCAGATTATACCAGGAGATCCAGCTATGACTATTCTTGGAATGGATGCAGAACAAGGTCAAATAGAAGCTTTACGGTCGCAGATGAATTTTGATTTACCTATAACACAAAGATATTTAAAATGGATGGGAAATGTATTAAAAGGAGACTTGGGTCAGTCTATTCGTTTTTCTATGCCTGTAACAAAGCTAATCGGAAGTAGACTGTCTGTAACCTTATCCTTGGCAGTAATGGCTATAGGGATTGCTACCATTGTAGCGATCCCTCTTGGCATTTTATCAGCTAGAGTTAATGGAAAATGTATAGATGCTGTAATTTCAATTTTTACTCAATTTGGAATGGCTATTCCTTCCTTTTGGCTTGGGATATTATTGATGTATATATTTAGATTGAAATTACATTGGTTTACACAAGGAGGATATGTTCCGTGGAGTAAAAGTGTATGGGGTGCTTTTTGGTCACTCCTTTTACCAGCTATTGCGATTGCTATACCTACTATTGCTATACTTACAAGATATTTAAGAAATGCTTTGCTTGAGCAGCTAAAGCTTGACTATGTGAGGACAGCTTATAGTAAAGGACTTAAGGAAAGAGCAATTATTTACAAGCATGTTTTAAAAAATGCACTGATCCCTGTAGTAACGATTATGGGAATGATTATCACCAGTGTATTAGGTGGAAGCTTATTAGTAGAACAAGTATTTGCTTTACCAGGATTAGGAAGATTGCTTATTGCATCTATTCAGTATAGAGATTTTTTTCTTATTCAGGGAATGGTTATGTATATTGCATTTGTAGTAATTTTAGTGAATTTTTTTGTAGATGTATTTTATAAGGTGATAGATCCTAGGATCCAAATGAAGTAG
- a CDS encoding ABC transporter ATP-binding protein, protein MDTLLKVNNLHIGFSTKEGLLTAVEDNSFSVKEGEILGIVGESGCGKSITSLAIMGLLPKHARITKGEIVFAGKNITSLDKEERRKLRGKEMTMIFQEPMTSLNPVLKIGDQIIEGLMLHTRLSRKEAKERAIEMMRKVGLPRPNQIYDAYPHELSGGMRQRIMIAMALISKPKLLIADEPTTALDVTIQAQILQLMKKMNKEMKTAMLLISHDIGVIAKMCHRVIVMYAGHIFEEASAEKIIEKGIHPYTKGLMECIPTPEKRGKVLYAIPGRVPSLNERSKGCPFALRCPKAFQQCYNEKPALEKISKGQRVRCFLAQ, encoded by the coding sequence ATGGATACATTGTTAAAGGTAAATAATTTGCATATAGGCTTTTCTACAAAGGAAGGACTGCTTACAGCGGTTGAAGACAATTCTTTTTCTGTAAAAGAAGGAGAAATACTTGGGATAGTTGGAGAATCAGGATGTGGGAAGAGTATTACTTCTTTAGCTATAATGGGATTACTGCCAAAACATGCAAGGATTACAAAAGGAGAAATCGTTTTTGCAGGAAAAAATATTACATCTTTAGACAAAGAAGAAAGAAGGAAGCTAAGAGGTAAAGAAATGACTATGATTTTTCAGGAGCCTATGACTTCTTTAAATCCAGTTCTTAAGATTGGAGATCAAATTATAGAGGGCTTGATGCTGCATACAAGATTATCAAGAAAAGAAGCAAAAGAAAGAGCTATTGAGATGATGAGGAAAGTTGGATTGCCGAGACCAAATCAAATATATGATGCATATCCCCACGAGTTATCAGGGGGAATGAGACAAAGAATTATGATTGCTATGGCTTTAATTAGTAAGCCAAAGCTGTTGATTGCAGATGAGCCAACTACGGCTTTAGATGTAACAATTCAAGCACAGATTTTACAATTGATGAAAAAAATGAATAAAGAAATGAAGACAGCTATGCTTTTGATTTCTCATGATATTGGTGTGATTGCTAAAATGTGTCATCGTGTAATTGTCATGTATGCAGGACATATTTTTGAAGAGGCAAGTGCAGAAAAAATTATAGAAAAAGGTATACATCCATATACGAAGGGCTTGATGGAATGTATTCCTACACCTGAAAAGCGTGGGAAAGTTTTGTATGCAATTCCAGGAAGAGTTCCTTCTTTAAATGAGCGTAGCAAGGGATGTCCATTTGCCTTAAGGTGTCCGAAAGCTTTTCAACAATGTTATAATGAAAAGCCAGCTCTGGAAAAAATTAGTAAAGGGCAGCGTGTAAGATGTTTTTTGGCACAGTAA
- a CDS encoding ABC transporter permease, producing MIRKNNFNLYIGMFLVTVLLLLMVISIFYTPYDVNEMVIKDRFQEPSFKHLMGTDNFGRDILSRIMKGAQIAFLVGTVSVAVSFIFGTVIGAVAGYIGGWLDEIIMRFIDALMAFPSILLALVFIAVFGASTQNTIIAIGIRGIPTFARIARSGFIQYKEFEFVKAAKSIGANHMRIMFIHILPNVLSSLIIAASMGFANAVLAEAGLSYLGLGVQPPDPSWGRMLKEAQNYIIKAPWYTLAPGIMITMSVLGFNLLGDGIRDIRDPRG from the coding sequence ATGATACGTAAAAATAATTTTAATTTATATATAGGAATGTTCCTCGTAACAGTTCTTTTGCTTTTGATGGTTATCAGTATTTTTTATACTCCTTATGACGTGAATGAAATGGTTATTAAAGACCGATTTCAAGAACCAAGCTTTAAGCATCTTATGGGGACGGATAATTTTGGAAGAGATATTTTAAGCCGTATTATGAAAGGGGCACAGATAGCATTTTTAGTAGGAACAGTTTCAGTGGCTGTATCTTTTATATTTGGAACTGTGATTGGTGCTGTAGCAGGTTATATAGGCGGATGGTTAGATGAAATTATTATGAGATTTATTGATGCCTTAATGGCGTTTCCAAGTATATTACTAGCTTTGGTGTTTATTGCTGTATTTGGAGCATCTACACAAAATACAATTATTGCCATAGGTATTCGCGGAATTCCTACCTTTGCTCGTATTGCAAGAAGTGGTTTTATACAATATAAGGAATTTGAATTTGTAAAGGCTGCCAAATCCATAGGAGCAAATCATATGCGCATTATGTTTATACACATATTACCGAATGTACTGTCTTCTCTGATTATTGCTGCATCAATGGGATTTGCAAATGCAGTACTAGCTGAAGCAGGTCTTAGCTATCTTGGATTAGGTGTACAACCACCTGACCCAAGCTGGGGAAGAATGTTAAAGGAAGCTCAAAATTATATTATAAAAGCGCCATGGTATACATTAGCTCCGGGAATAATGATTACTATGTCTGTATTAGGTTTTAATTTATTAGGAGATGGCATCAGAGATATTAGAGATCCACGTGGGTAG